One Pseudorhodoplanes sinuspersici DNA segment encodes these proteins:
- a CDS encoding YihY/virulence factor BrkB family protein: protein MAARKRSKNRPHGVPVWVSGLALAAAIGLAAYFEKPRKGIPPARKSASNRPFGEARSSDEPRALQLQRAAERGRGRRALSLVHIPIEGWRDIVWRTVAEIGNDRLLAVAAGVVFYGLLALFPAITALVSSYALFADAATIGKHLAFAAALMPASAFGIVEEQITRIAQAGGGQLSSAFIVGLLLAIWSANAGMKAMIDALNVIYDETEKRSFIKLNFLSLAMTLGVLAFLLIAIGAVVVLPLVFSWLGIESWGQWAVAWLRWPAIMIVIAFALSVLYRFGPSRRQAKWRWLSVGAVVATLLWVAGSALFSWYLSNFADYNATYGSLGAGIGLMMWLWLTSIAILIGAELNAEIEHQTARDTTVGHAKPLGGRGAEMADTVGAVQD, encoded by the coding sequence ATGGCCGCCCGCAAGCGCTCGAAAAATCGACCACATGGCGTTCCGGTCTGGGTGAGCGGCTTGGCGCTGGCGGCGGCGATCGGGCTGGCGGCCTATTTCGAAAAGCCCCGCAAAGGGATACCGCCAGCCCGTAAGAGCGCCTCCAATCGCCCGTTTGGCGAAGCGAGGTCGTCGGACGAGCCGCGGGCACTGCAACTTCAGCGGGCCGCTGAGCGCGGCCGCGGGCGCCGCGCACTCTCCTTGGTCCACATCCCGATCGAGGGCTGGCGAGACATCGTCTGGCGCACCGTTGCCGAGATCGGCAACGACCGGCTGCTGGCGGTCGCCGCCGGTGTTGTTTTTTACGGCCTGCTGGCTCTGTTTCCGGCCATTACGGCGCTGGTTTCGTCCTATGCGCTGTTCGCGGACGCGGCGACCATCGGCAAACACCTCGCTTTTGCTGCCGCGCTGATGCCGGCCAGCGCCTTCGGTATCGTCGAGGAACAGATCACGCGCATCGCGCAAGCCGGTGGCGGCCAACTCAGTTCGGCCTTCATCGTCGGATTGTTGTTGGCGATCTGGAGTGCGAATGCCGGCATGAAGGCGATGATCGACGCGCTCAATGTCATCTATGACGAGACCGAGAAGCGCAGCTTCATCAAACTCAATTTTCTGTCGCTGGCGATGACGCTTGGCGTGCTGGCTTTTCTTCTGATCGCCATCGGCGCGGTGGTCGTGTTGCCGCTCGTGTTTTCTTGGCTTGGCATCGAGAGTTGGGGACAATGGGCGGTGGCGTGGTTGCGCTGGCCAGCGATCATGATCGTCATCGCGTTCGCTCTGTCCGTGCTTTACCGCTTTGGGCCGAGCCGGCGCCAAGCGAAATGGCGCTGGCTTAGCGTCGGCGCGGTGGTGGCGACCCTGTTATGGGTGGCCGGTTCGGCGCTGTTCTCATGGTATCTCTCGAACTTCGCCGATTACAACGCGACCTATGGCTCGCTCGGCGCCGGTATCGGCCTGATGATGTGGCTGTGGCTCACCTCCATTGCCATTCTGATCGGCGCTGAACTGAATGCCGAGATCGAGCATCAGACCGCGCGTGATACGACCGTCGGTCATGCCAAACCGCTGGGTGGGCGCGGCGCCGAGATGGCCGATACCGTCGGCGCTGTGCAGGATTGA
- a CDS encoding DUF4180 domain-containing protein — protein MSDIAKDIHTDHVLICDAEGPKLAHERDANDLLSAAFAHSATLVAIPVARLGDDFLRLNTRLAGDVVQKFANYKVRLAIVGDLSPQIAQSKALHDFVYEANRGQQLWFVKDMAELEARLAG, from the coding sequence ATGTCCGACATCGCCAAAGACATTCACACCGATCACGTTCTGATCTGCGATGCGGAGGGACCCAAGCTCGCGCATGAACGCGATGCCAACGACCTGCTCAGCGCGGCCTTCGCGCATAGCGCGACGCTGGTGGCGATCCCCGTCGCCCGGCTTGGCGACGACTTTCTGCGCCTTAACACACGGCTCGCCGGTGACGTGGTGCAGAAATTCGCCAATTACAAAGTGCGTCTTGCCATTGTCGGCGACCTCTCGCCACAGATTGCGCAGAGCAAGGCTTTGCACGACTTTGTCTACGAAGCCAATCGCGGGCAGCAGCTCTGGTTCGTGAAGGATATGGCCGAGTTGGAAGCGCGTCTCGCCGGCTGA